AATTGAATGCTCCAACTTTTCTGAAGAAAAGTTCCCGCCAATTCCTGTACATGCTCATTAATCGCCTATTAATTGCGGTCTGCTCGTGCGCAGTAGAGCTCCGAAAAGCGGCAACAGCCGCAGTTAGTTGGCCAACAATTTGCGTGTGAGGTGAAGTCAGAGCCAGAATGGCGATAAAATGAGAGAGTTGGGGAGTGGGCAGAGGCCCAAAGAGAGCTGAAAAAGTAGGTGAACGGCTATGCGGGTGGATGGATAcatggctatatggctatatggaTATGCGGCTGCATTGATACTTGGATACCTGACGGCCAGAGCTTCAGGGGTAGGAAGTGGAAGAGGTGGCTTTCGGGGGCTACGGACACCCAGATGGTGGGGCGTTGTTACGTGCACGAAACGTGAATCATCTAAGGGAGCTGAGAGCGTGACGAAGTCAGGGGAAAAGGGGATGGCCGACAGGAAGCAATGTGCTCTGTCTATGGATTTGTACATGGGGATTCGGAATCGAATTTGTATTTGAAtggcaacatttttggcattgTGCGATGCCGTCACAAAGCAACAAATTGCGTTCGGAGAGTAATATTTTGTATGTGCactgcaaaataaattttatactTTCTAATAACTGTCATCTTTTAACAGGAAAGTTAAAACATTATTTGAAAAATCGaacaatatttattcaaaGCTTGTACATCTATGATCCAAAATGGGTAAGAATAAACCATGAATAAACTTTTCTTTCGGTGCAAAAATGGAAGGGGCAGAATGAGATAATATATCCAAATTACtaagcaacaacagcgactTGTTGAGAGAGCGATGCAGAGCGAGAACTCAGTAGAGAATCGGTGCTCATTCCACtaaaaaaattagcatttgcATACGcaattttctatttataataaaacatCAACAAACTTGCTTTCGTAACTATTTTTCAGGGTTTTACGCGGCGATAAGATATGAACTTGTTAATCAAAGTGCTGGTTTTCGAGGTTAAAATTAACCtaacaaaatgtttgccagCTGTGGTCGTCGataaatttgcttttttttggttaattgTTGAAAAATAGCCGGCGACGACGTCATTCAGCGGCTAAATGTCACGAAAAGAGAGTACCAAAGAGGGGAATGAGCGGAAAAGTGTCTTAATTTAACACAATTTTGTTTCTGTATCTTTGAGatacgcactcacacacacacatacctATTTGCAAATCCGGCTGCGCTGCTTCTctttcttcctcttcttcttttactctgctttttgttttgggctGGGCcgcaaaaaatataagaaaaacTTCAACAACTgctagttgttgttgcccttTGGCAATCCGAAGAATTGATTTTCCAGTCGTCGGTTGGAAAAAGCGTTGCCAAACACCGCAAATAGGCGTAACGAGTTGACTTAATTTACTTTTGAGCACAGCCAAATTGAACAATtgccccaaaaataaaaaaagttaaGCAGAGATCACAGTTTTGCTCTTCCTAGTTcggtttgttttgttattattgttattgctgtaGTCGTTGTTTTTGGGACAGCGCAGTCAGTTTCACTTTGTCATTTCTATTTGTGGTATTTGTTGCTGCTACTGTTGTCCTCTGTACCGTTATTGCTGggttgcagcaacaacaattcaCAAAATTCCAACGTCTTTGGGCCAGCGCTAGTTTTTTTTCCTGCCTCTGTTACTCTTATCCGTCCGTCTCGCTCTCTCCTTCTAGTGGGTGACGCGCTTGGGGTCAGAGGTTTTAGGTCTTGCACTTCGTTTGCGGTCGCCGAGCGTTTGCAGCACCCGGCAAACATCACATTTTGCTGCGTCTCGGCATCGGTGAGCGGTTTCTGCCACGGGTTGCGGGTATATTACACGGTTTTTAGCTTAATTTCAGCAGCGTTTTGCCAGCCCGTTGCGttgcaaaaaaatttacaaaaagtGTGACCGCACGCGGGCGGTGCGCAAATCCCACTGTGCGGCTTAAAGGGACGTATCGATTATTGATGGTTTTATGTACAATTACTGCCACACTGCCATGCCGCGCTGCCAACTTAATGTAAAACAACTTAACGTcgttattttaaaatgaatgtCGGTTTtgataagtaaaataaatatttttcacattgtTTATGCCACATTATCTAAGGTTATCAAGAAAAATCAATCTTTTGAGCtgtcaacaaaataaaattgaaatttaattaccatctgaatttaaaattgaaatagatCTCAAATTATTCTAAAGTATTCCACTCTGTGAAAATCGAAGTTTAACttttacaaatttataaataatgaaatactggggaaatgcaaataacaaAAGTGTGTAAATGATTATGtgtgtaaatattaaaagtgtGTAATCAAGCCTCATTTAATAGGCGCACtcaaacatacatatatgatcTCAGAGATAGCAGCGAGAACCATGTAATATGAGTTTATTGACAGTTTTATTTACTATATGACAATGTTAATTACAATGCATATCAAGTGTAGTAGACGCCAGCTGGCTTCATACTTAGTTGACTAGTGGGGCGCACGTGTCGGTGATCAGCATATGGCAATATTTTTGTAACCGAACAGCCACAGATGTACAGAATCGCATAGTgaattcaaatataaatgaatatgTAAAATGAATTGAAAACGTCTCAAGTTGACTcccaattgaaaaaatttattGTGGAAATTAAATGGAATTCTTTAGACTAGACTTGAACTGGTGAACGGCCTGTGCCCGTCCGGATGGATCCTCCGGACATCCCCAATCGAGGCGTGGCACCCATCTGACTACGGTTCGGGCTGCCGATTCTCCGGGGAATTGTTCAGCGAAAATGCAGCGATAGTAGAAGGCCTCCTTGGTGGTGGGCGTGTTGAAGGGAAACCGTAAGGCGGCTCCGGCGAATTCTTCATCGCTGACATGGCTGGTGGCCACCGTGCGGATGCTGTCGATCCAATCGTATCCCACACCGTCGGAGAACTGTTCCTTTTGGCGCCAGAGGACTTCATCGGGCAGGTAGTTATCGGCAAAGGCGGCTCGCAGGATATACTTTTCCAATCGCGTTTGCTGTTCTCCCCCGAATTTGTTGAGGGGCCCGGGGATCTTATCCTCCGGTCGGATTTGCATCACATGGTTAACGAACCCCGTGTCCAGAAAGGGCACTCGCAGCTCCACTCCCTTGGCCATGGCTACCTTGTTGGCCCGCAGACAATCGGATAAATGCAGCTGGCGCACTCTCTTCACCAACTCCTCGTGGAAATCCTCGTAGCCTGGGGCCTTATGAAAGTATAAATAGCCTCCAAAGATCTCATCGGCTCCTTCGCCGGAGAGGATCATCTTGATCCCGGTGCTCTTGATATATCTAGCCAGTAACAGCATGGGCAAACTACATCTCACGGTGGTCACATCATACGTTTCCAAGTGATAGACAATATCCCTGATGCCATCCAGTGCTTCGTCGATCCCGAATATGATTTCCTTATGATCACTGTCTATATATTTGGCCACACTCCTGGCCGCCTGGAAGTCGGGTGCATCCTTTAGACCCACAGAAAAGGTTTTCAGTCGGAAGTTGGGATCTCTTTCGCGCATTATCTTTGTGGCTATGGAGGCTATAAGACTGGAATCCACTCCGCCGGACAGCAGAGCTCCCAGGTGAACATCGCACTGCAGATGACTTCGCACCGCAGACTCCAAGTTGGCCCGCAGTAGAGCTAAATCGCAGGCTTGAGTGGGCACCTCCTTGATCCAAGACTGTTGAAACTGCCAGCATGTTTTAAGGTCACCAACTTTACCGAAGCGAGCCTCGCCAGGTGTGAAAGTCTCCACCTTGGAGCAGCAGTCCACCAGGCACTTCATCTCCGAGGCCACCCAAAGGTTTCCCGCCGCATCCTCACCCACATACATGGGTATAATGCCAAAGGGATCTCGGGCAATAAGGACTTCCTTGGTCGTCCTATCGTATaaggcaaaagcaaacatGCCGGTGATGTACTGCAAAAGATCCTTTCCATAATCCTCGTACAGTTCCAGTATTACGTGGCAATCGCTCTTGGGGTTGTAGGAGCCACGTTTCTTAGCAATCTCAGCGGAAAGCTCCAAATAGTTGTAGATTTCTCCGTTGGCCACCAGGATGAGGTTGCCATCCTCAGAGACGAATGGCTGATCGCCCatttccacgcccacaattcGCAGGCGTTCATGAACCATGGCCACTCCTTCCGAGGGAATCACATGGACCCCCGTGGAATCCGGACCTCGATGCCGCTGCTTTCCACTCTGTCGATAGGCCAGTTCCCTCAGACTGTGTTTGCTGCCATGGAGGATTTGGGTGGGTATCGGTTCCCCATTCCTcgaaaatatggaaaatatacCACACATATTTCTCTTAACTTTGTATTTAGTACTTTTAATTTACAACCAGGCGGGCCGCACTTTGCAAAGTCCGAAGACCGACTGAACGTTTTACTGGCGTGCAGTCCTATTTATTGCCGATGCTCTCTAGATTTCATGTTCGCAACATCTCTCGTTTTATTCTCTCCACTTACACTCAGCAGCTACGCTGATTTCCACGTGCTACTAGTTTCGCCACCAGGTTTCTAGAATCCCGCTCCTCCTAAATAAAATCTGAGACCCAGCATTGTTGGGGGGAAACAACTCCCTGAAATTAGGGATTCAATCGAAAATTACTGTGAATGAGTCCCCCTTTAATCATTTGTGTAAATCTTATGGCAAGTACAACAGCTGTCCGTGGACAAAAACCTGATTATAAATATGCCGGTAAATTTTCTGTTTACCTGTGTGTTTttcatgtccgtctgtccgtccgtctgtctgtccgtctgtccgtctgtccgtctgtccgtctgtccgtctgtccgtctgtccgtctgtccgtctgtccgtatgaacgtcgagatctcaggaactacaaaagctagaaagttgagattaagtatacagactccagggacatagacgcagcgcaagtttgtcgattcaggttgccacgcccactctaacgcccacaaaccgcccaaaactgccacgcccacatttttgaaaatgttttaatattttttcatttttgtattggtcttgtaaatttctatcgatttgcaaaaaaactttttgccacgcccactctaacgcccacaaaccgcccaaagctgccacgcccacacttttgaaaaatgtttcgatattttttcatatttgtattagtcttgtaaatttctatctatctgctaaaaaacttttggccacgcccactctaacgcccacaaaccgcccaaagctgccacgccctaCTCTCTAAAAACGCTCTTTGAAGTTTCTCTCACAGCTGATTTTTCTTTATCAACGATTTCGTCATCCAATTTACTCTGCTCTGGGGTGCTTAAGCTCTTCAGCcatcaaataatattaattaagcAAACTTCCATGTGGGTTATAAAATATCtacaaatttgaattgttttgtctaatattattgtttagaA
This portion of the Drosophila santomea strain STO CAGO 1482 chromosome 3L, Prin_Dsan_1.1, whole genome shotgun sequence genome encodes:
- the LOC120449298 gene encoding asparagine synthetase [glutamine-hydrolyzing] 1; translation: MCGIFSIFSRNGEPIPTQILHGSKHSLRELAYRQSGKQRHRGPDSTGVHVIPSEGVAMVHERLRIVGVEMGDQPFVSEDGNLILVANGEIYNYLELSAEIAKKRGSYNPKSDCHVILELYEDYGKDLLQYITGMFAFALYDRTTKEVLIARDPFGIIPMYVGEDAAGNLWVASEMKCLVDCCSKVETFTPGEARFGKVGDLKTCWQFQQSWIKEVPTQACDLALLRANLESAVRSHLQCDVHLGALLSGGVDSSLIASIATKIMRERDPNFRLKTFSVGLKDAPDFQAARSVAKYIDSDHKEIIFGIDEALDGIRDIVYHLETYDVTTVRCSLPMLLLARYIKSTGIKMILSGEGADEIFGGYLYFHKAPGYEDFHEELVKRVRQLHLSDCLRANKVAMAKGVELRVPFLDTGFVNHVMQIRPEDKIPGPLNKFGGEQQTRLEKYILRAAFADNYLPDEVLWRQKEQFSDGVGYDWIDSIRTVATSHVSDEEFAGAALRFPFNTPTTKEAFYYRCIFAEQFPGESAARTVVRWVPRLDWGCPEDPSGRAQAVHQFKSSLKNSI